DNA sequence from the Lycium barbarum isolate Lr01 chromosome 5, ASM1917538v2, whole genome shotgun sequence genome:
GatctttaataccggggtgcctaacacctttcccggGTAATCACCAGAGcccttacccagactttggtTGATTACGTTTCTTTTAAATAATAGTTTTAAATGAATCCTTTTCGAAtcagtttttttaattttttaaaaattaggtggcgactctaaaatgtatcctttagagcaccattaagtggttggtGGGTTTTTTCGACTTTTCCGGTACGATTCACaatcgtacttccccgggacatctccctccttttatgaggtatgtgAAGCCGATTAAACTTAGAATTTCCAACGCCCGCTACACCGAGCGTATCGGTTTATTCCGCGGGCCTATAGGATTTTGTCTCCGGGCTATTTCCAACTCGGAGTATTCGATGTTATGTTTTTATTCCTTTAATGGTTTGCTTTTTAAGTCATTTTTGACTAACAGTCTTTTGTTCCAAAAGTTAAGGAAAAAGGGACTTTGATTTAAAGCCTTTGGGGCCTTTGATCCGAGGATTTTAACTTTACCCTACCGAGAAAGCCAGGTGCTTGGTTTTGCTTTCCAAACTTAAACTTTCTTTTAAAGGGAACTGTGAGGTTTCTGCTTATACGTCCGGTTACGAAGCCGGTGCAATTCTGTTTGACTACCAAACAATCCGAACTTAACCTTCTTTTTTAATGAGGTTTTATTTTTGTTTATAAGAAAGGGCCCTTATTTTATGGTGCTTTAGAAAAGGACGTCTCTGATTCGTTATGGCGCATATTTTCCGATATGTCATAAATTGCATCAGCTCAATGTGTTTGCTTTTCATGGAAAGaatttttcaaaagaaagaaatattatTAATTCCGTTTGAACTACAAATGTAAGTGAAAAGTAGTCTGGTTTCCATCTAGCATGGTTAGTCCGGTTACGTGAATTCTTAATCCTTGGTTTCGGCAGTCCCCGGTACCAGTACAATTTTTGCCAAGACTTTCAGCTTATAGTTTAATCTTAACTCTTTGTGGGTGCATATATCCCTCTCACTGTTTGGGAGTAAAGAATGAATTTCCAAGCACTGGATAAGACTTTCGGGAAAATGTTCAAGAAACCATATGAAACTGCCAcgttaaaaaccttgccggaaaAACCCAATTGGGACCAAAACTGAACGAAGGAAAAAATGAGTACAATCCCGCTGGCCGCATTTTCCCGTTCAGGTGTAATATCTTTTGAGGAAGCTAACGTTCCAATTGCTTAGTAGTTTATTCCCATCTTCATTTTCTATTGATATGAGCCTTTACCAGCTATGTCGATGCCTTTATAAGGGCCTTCCCAATTCGACCTGAGCTTTCCAGCACTAGCGACTTTGGTGTTGTGAGTTACCTTTCGGAGTACCAAGTCCCCGAATTTAAAGTTTCGAAGGCTGGTACGACGATTGTAGTATCGCTCCATTCGCTGCTTCTAAGCGACCATCCGGACATACGTCAGATCCCTGTGTTTTTCGAGTAAATCTAGTTGTACCAAGATAATGTCAGTATTAGATTGTTCTTCGGCCCGAATGTACCTCAAGCTTGGGGTTCCAACTTCTACTGGGATTAATGCCACCGCCCCATATATAGGAAGAAAGAGGTTTCCCCGATACTTGACTTTGTCGTGGTCTGATCGGCGAAAAGTACCTCAGGAAATTTGGATGACCAAGCTTCTTTGGCGTCTTCCAATTTTTTCTTCAGCTTTTGGATTATAGTCTTGTTAGTTGACTCCGCCTGGCCATTAGCATTGGGATGATAAAGGGTCGAGGTGATGCGCTTGATATTTAAGTCCCTAAGAAATTTGGTGACCTTTGATCCAATAAACTGTAAGTTGTTGTCACAAGCTCCTCCGCGATGCCAAAGCGACAGATAATGTGCTGCCGAATGAAATTGATCAcctccttttcttgaattttctggTATGTTGTCGCCTCGACCTACTTAGAGACATAGTCAGTCATTAACAGCACGAACCTTACTTGTCCCGAACTAGCTAGCGATGGTCCTACTATATCCatcccccatttcatgaatggccaatGGGATACAACTGGGAGCAATTCTTCGCCTGGCTGGTGCAACATCTGAGCATATCGCTGGCATTTGTCACATCTCCGGATGAAGGCCTTCGCATCTTCCTCCATTCTGGACCATTAATATCCGGCCCCGAGTAGCTTCTTAGTGAGAGAGACTCTACGCCAGAATGATTACCGCAAATCCCTTCATGGACTGCCCTTATCACGTAGTCAGTCTCTTCGGGCCCCACACATCTTGCCATTGGACTAAAGAAACACCTCCGATGTAACAGACCATCAACGACACAATACCAGACAGCCTTTGCCTGCAAAGCCCTCAAAGCTTTCGGGACCTCCGGTAGCTTTCCATGATTCAGGTAATCTAGAAattttgttgcgccaatcccataCCAAGTTGGCGGAATTAACCTTGTCATATCCCGATTGATCTAGTGCAGAGTGGAGCAACTAGACTAATGATTCTGAATTTGGTCCTGCAGACTCCATGGAAAAACCCAGATTGACTAGTGCATCCGCTTCCATATTCTCTTCCTCAGCACGTGTACCACCGTCTATTCTTGGAACCTAGAAAGCAATCTCATGACCTTCTTTAGATATCGAAGTACGTGTTCTTCCTTAGCTTCAAACACCCCGTGAACTTGATTTACTATCAGCAGAGAATCGCATTTCGCCTCGATGATCTCAGCACCTAGGCCCCGAGCCAACTCAAGACCTACAATCAAAGCCTCGCACACCGCTTTATTCTTAGTTAGAGGCACACTATTTATTGCCTGCCTCAGGATTTATCCAATAGGGGTGTGTAGGACTATCCTCAAACCGGTTCCTTTTACGTTAGACACCCTATTAGTTTAAATGATCCACACTCTCGGTGTATCCCTCGATACCAAGGAAGCCTCTTTTTCAGCTTGAGGGGTCACACCTGGACTAAAATCGACAACAAAGTCTGTGGGAACTTGCAACTTGGTTGTCGTTTGTGGCTTCCATTCAATATCAAAATCGCTTAATTTGACCGCCCACTTTGCCAATCGGCCCGACAGTTCTGGCTTATGGAGCACATTCCGCAAGGGAAACATGGTCCTGAAGGCAATAGGGTGGCACTGGAAAAATGGCCGGAGCTTTCGCGAGGCCATCACTAAGGCAAAGGCCAATCTTTCCAGAAGCATGTATTGTGTTTTATTGTTAATATATTTTTGAGCTAAAATCTTATTgtatggatagtagttgatgttgaGATTTTTTTGGGGTTGTTATACTTGGTGTATTTATAAGAAGGAGGAGTATAGGTGTCGTATGTGATGCGTATATCGGACTGTTTTATTGTACATCTCTAATTGTTGATGATATG
Encoded proteins:
- the LOC132639692 gene encoding uncharacterized protein LOC132639692 — translated: MTRLIPPTWYGIGATKFLDYLNHGKLPEVPKALRALQAKAVWYCVVDGLLHRRCFFSPMARCVGPEETDYVIRAVHEGICGNHSGVESLSLRSYSGPDINGPEWRKMRRPSSGDVTNASDMLRCCTSQAKNCSQLYPIGHS